ATTGGTAGAATTTATTTTTCACATTGGTGCACGTACTGACACTACCGAATTTAACACCGAAATTTTCGACAAACTTAACTTAAATTACACCAAACAAGTTTGGAATAATTGTGTGGAATTTGGATTGCCATTAGTTTATGCTTCTTCGGCTGCCACTTATGGTTTGGGCGAATTTGGGTACGATGATAATCATGCAACCATCGAAAAATTAAAACCATTAAATCCTTACGGAGATTCAAAAAATGATTTTGATAAATGGGCATTGAAACAAGAACGCGCACCTTATTTTTGGGTGGGTTTAAAATTTTTTAATGTTTACGGACCAAACGAATATCACAAATCCCGCATGGCTTCTGTGATTTTTCACGCTTATCAACAAATTTCAGAAAAAGGAAGTATGAAATTATTTCGTTCGCACAATCCGAATTACAGAGATGGCGAGCAATTGCGCGATTTTGTATATGTAAAAGATGTGGTGGATGTTTGTTTCTTTTTGCTGAATCATCGCAAAAATTCGGGCATTTATAATTTAGGTTCTGGCAAAGCGCGTAGTTTTTTAGACTTAGCAAAAAATACTTTTTCGGCAATGAATAAAACCGAAACAATTGATTTTATTGAAACTCCAATTGACATTCGCGATAAATACCAATATTTTACGGAAGCCAATATGGCGAAATTAAAGTCCATCGGTTATTCGAAAAACTTTTTTTCGCTGGAAGATGGCGTGAAAGATTACGTTCAAAACTATTTGCTTCCAAAAAAATATTTTTAATGGAAGGATTTTCACAACGCCCAAAATTAGATCCGGAAGATTTTTATTACAGCCCAGAAGGCTATATTATTTTTACAGAAAAATACCATCTCAAACGCGGCTATTGTTGTCAGAATGGCTGCAAACATTGTCCTTACGGATTTAATAAAAAAAAAGGGCGCATCGAAAAAAAATAATTTATTTTCGTTCAAAAATCACAGCATTTATGGCGGCAATACGCGCATTCATTTATACACCAAAATGATTGATTTTATACTTACTAATTTGTAAGAAAAAAAGATGTTTGAAAAATTAATTTTTCGAACACCTTTTTTAGAGAGTATAAAAAACCCTTTCAAAAAAATAATTTTTCGAAGCTTTAAAAATGTTCCAAAGTTTTTTTAATGATGGAAATACATTCTTCCATTTGTTCTTCGGTAATTACTAAAGGCGGCGCAAAACGAATAATATCGCCGTGTGTAGGTTTTGCAAGCAATCCATTCTCTTTTAAAGCAAGGCAAACATCCCAAGCTGTTTTTCCATTTTTGGGTTTAATGATAATGGCATTTAACAAACCTTTTCCACGTACCAAGGTGAGAACATCGGATTTAATTTTTTTCAATTCGGTGCGTAAAATTTCTCCAAGATACGCGGCGTTTTCAGCTAACTTTTCTTCTCTGATAACTTCCAATGCAGCGATGGCAACCTTTGCGGCAACAGGATTTCCACCAAAAGTAGAACCGTGTTCGCCCGGTTTTATGCACAACATAATTTCATCATTTGCCAACACTGCCGAAATCGGGTAAACGCCTCCCGACAAAGCTTTGCCGAGAATTAAAATATCCGGATGCACATTTTCATAATCGCAAGCAAGCATTTTTCCGGTGCGTGCAATACCTGTTTGAATTTCATCTGCTATAAAAAGAACATGGTGTTTTTTACACAAATCAAAACATTTTGATAAATAACCTTCATCCGGAACATTAACGCCAGCTTCGCCTTGAATCGGTTCTACTAAAAATCCGGCTACCGTTTTATCTTTCAAAATATTTTCCAATGCGTTTACATCGTTGTAAGGAATGGTAATAATTCCAGGGGTATACGGTCCGAAATTATTTTTTGCATCCGGATCTGTACTTGCCGAAATAATAGTAATCGTACGTCCGTGAAAATTTCCTTCGCACACAATTATTTTTGCTTCGTTAGAAGGAATTCCTTTTTTCTCATAACCCCATTTACGGCACAATTTCAAAGCTGTTTCAACGCCTTCCGCGCCAGTATTCATCGGTAATACTTTATCGTATCCAAAATAAGAAGTAATGTATTTCTCGTATTCTCCCAATGTATCATTGTAAAAAGCGCGCGAAGTAAGGGTCAATTGTTCGGATTGTTCAATCAAAGCATTCACAATTTTTGGATGACAATGTCCCTGATTAACGGCAGAGTAGGAGGAAAGAAAATCAAAATATTTTTTTCCGTTTACATCCCACACAAAAACACCTTTTCCTTTGGTTAAAACCACGGGAAGCGGGTGATAATTATGTGCTCCGTGTTTTTCTTCGAGTTGCATTGCTTGCGCTTCGCTGATTGTATTTTTCATTGTCGTTTCCATAATTGTATTTTTTTAAATCGCTACTCTTACAAAAGTACAAAATATTTGCTGTAAATTCTTAGTTTTGCCAAGCTATGAGACCCAAAAAGAAAATATTACCATTGTTAGAATCGGTAACAATAACGGATGCAGGAAGCGAAGGACAAAGCATTGCGAAATTAAACGACTATGTTTTGTTTGTTAAAAATGCCGTTCCCGGCGATGTGGTGGATGTGCAAATTACACGCAAAAAAAGTAATTACAGAGAAGGCACTGCCGTATTGATTCGACAGCCTTCTGAAAAGCGCGCCATTCCTGAATGCGAACATTTTGGTACGTGTGGCGGTTGCAAATGGCAAAACATGAAATACGAATGGCAACTTTTTTACAAGCAAAAACACGTACACGATTGTTTCACACGCTTAGCGAAAGTGGAGTTTCCTGAGATACAAAAGATTTTACCTTCCGAAAAAATATTTTTTTACCGCAATAAATTAGAGTACACTTTTTCCAATAAAAAATGGCTCACCTACGAAGAAATTAGTGGGAATGAGGAGATGGACCGTTCTGCACTTGGTTTTCACATTCCGAAAATGTTTGATAAAGTACTTGATATAAATAAATGTTTTTTGCAAGCCGAACCTTCCAATTCTATTCGTTTAGAAATAAAAAAATACGCACTCGAAAATAAATTATCATTTTTTGATTTGCGCCAGCAGCAAGGCTTGTTGCGAAATATTATTATTCGTACCACATCTACAAACGAGTTAATGTTGATACTTTCCGTTTTCGAGGAAACAGAAGAAGTACATCAATTATTAAATCATATTTCTGAAAAATTTCCGGAAATAACTTCGCTGCAATATGTTATCAACGCGAAAAGAAATGATACGATATCAGATTTGGAAATAAAAGTTTTCAAAGGAAAAGATCACATCACCGAAAAAATGGAGGATTTGAAATTTAAAATTGGTCCGAAATCTTTTTACCAAACTAATTCCGAACAAGCTTATTTTTTATACAAAACAGCGCGCGATTTCGCCCAATTAACGGGCGATGAAGTAGTGTACGATTTATATACAGGAACAGGAACCATCGCAAATTTTATCGCTAAAAAAGCAAAAAAAGTAATTGGAATTGAATATGTGGATGCTGCGATTGTAGACGCAAAAGATAATTCGCGTGAAAATAATATTTCGAATACCTTATTTTTTGCTGGTGATATGAAAGATGTTTTGAACGATGATTTTATCAGTGAACATGGTATTCCCGATGTTATTATTACCGATCCTCCGCGAGTTGGAATGCACGAAGACGTAACAAAAAAAATACTGCAAATAGGCGCGAAAAAAATTGTGTATGTAAGTTGTAATCCCGCTACGCAAGCCAGAGACATTGCGTTGTTGGACGAGAAATACAAAGTAGCAAAAGTGCAACCTGTTGATATGTTCCCGCAAACGCATCACGTGGAAAATGTCGTATTGTTAGAACTTCGGACGGTTTAAAAAATCGTATATTCGCGTCGTGAAAATTATTTTTTTAGGACTGTTTATCTTAATGTGTAACACCTTTGTTTCGGCACATGCGGATTACAAAGCAGTTGCCGTAGATGATTCTGTTGTCGCACAATTTTATCATGCCGAAAATTTGGAAATTGATTCGGCTGCCAATCCCGAATTGTATTATAAAGTGTACGATTGGTTGGGCACGCGTTACAAATATGCGGGCAGAACAAAAAAAGGAATTGATTGCTCGGATTTTGCCTGCATGATTTATCGCGAAGTGTATTGCGACACGATTGGCGGCAATGCTCCCAGACTTTTTACGATTTCAACACCAATTAAAAAAGAGGAGTTGCAGGAAGGTGATTTGATTTTTTTTAAGATAAAAAATAATCGCATTTCACATGTGGGTGTTTATTTAGGAAACGATAAATTTGCGCATGCTTCCTTACATGCGGGTGTTATTATCAGCGATTTAAACGAAACATATTACAAAAAAAGATTTTTTTCGGGCGGTAGAATTAATCCATAAAAAAATAATTTTTCAATGAGCAAAAACGAAAAAATATTGGTTGTAAATCATCTTCAGATGGAGCAAAAAATCAATCGGATGGCATATCAGATTTACGAAAACAATTACGAAGAAAAAAATATTTTCATTGCGGGAATCGCGCCAAACGGCTATTTACTGGCGCAGAAAATCACGAAAGTGCTCGAAAAAATTTCCCCCTTAAAAATTCAATTATTGAAATTAACCGTCAATAAAGAAAATCCGCTAAAAGAAAAAATAAGTTTGGAGCCGAAAGAAAATGACCTAAAAAACAAAGTGGTTATTTTGGTGGACGATGTATTAAATTCAGGACAAACACTTATTTACGGAGCCAATTATTTCTTAAACTTTCCGCTGAAACAATTACGTACTGCCGTTTTGGTGGATAGAAACCACACGCGTTATCCTGTAAAAGCAGATTATATTGGAGTTTCGCTTTCCACTACTTTACAGGAACACATTGATGTAGAGCTGGATAAAAAAGGAAAAGAAGCAGTGTATTTAATGTAGAAAATTATTTTTACAACATTACTCTTTTGCCTATTTGCAAATGCGTTTCGTGGTTCATACCGTTTAAACGATACAAATCTTTTACCGGAATGTGGTTTTTTCTTGAAATAGCGTAAATCGTGTCGCCTTCTCTCACAATATAATAATGATGATTTCCTTTTTTTACGACGTACGAAAAATTATTTTTTCGAGTGCGTTTATTTGCATACATTCTTTTAGACATGTATGAAAAATTATTTTTTGTGATGTACAAATCGTTCATCAATAAAGAATGATTATCGAAAGAAATAATTGTTTTCGGATCTATTGGATGACCTTTGTAACGCACTTCAAAATGCAAATGATTTCCAGTGGAATGACCTGTGCTGCCGCCTAATCCAATTTTTTGTCCAGCAATTATTTTTTCATCTGCATGCACTAATATTTTTGAAAGATGGGCGTAAATGGTTTCCAAACCATTGTTATGACGAATAATAATCACATTTCCATAACTTTTATTGTGTTGCGCAATACGCACTTCTCCGTCAAATGCAGCTTGTACGCTATCTCCTTTGTTTAATTTTATGTCAATTCCGTAATGATAACGGTATTTGCGAAAACCAAAATCAGATGTAATCGCGCCAATATAAGGTTGCACAAATTGGCAGCAACTGGTGTCAGTTTGCAAAACCACTTCTTCCGTATCAGGCATATTTTGCACATCAAAATGATAAGGCTCCAAACAAAGTGTATCCCAATTTTTATAAAGAGAATAGGCTGGAAATAGTTGTATCGAATCATTATACGATTTAGTAGGAATGTATTTTGTAGCAGAAAGAGTATCTGTTTTCAAACTTCTAACGCTTGAAAACGCAGTAAAATCAATCAACAAAAAAACAAACAGACTTAAAAAAAATATTTTTCTCATGGCAAAAAGTAATCGAGCGTTGATGAAGCGCTATCAAATAATGAAACGTAAATTTTATGATTTTTAATAACTATTGACGCGAAGGTGAAAAAAATATTTTACAAATCAAAATAATTCTTTTAACAATCTTTTAATAATTTGAAAACTTAGGTATTTCAAATATGTATATTTGCGAAAAAATTTAGACATGAAAACAGCAGAAATTATTACAGGAAAAGGATCCATGAAAATTGAATTCTATGAAAAAGATGCACCATTAACAGTGAAAAATTTTATTGATTTGGCGGAAAAGAAATTTTACGACGGATTAACTTTTCATCGTGTGATTCCGAATTTTGTGTTGCAAGCAGGCTGCCCAAATGGCACAGGCACTGGCGGACCAGGTTATAAAATTAAATGCGAATTGAATGGAGAAAACCAATATCACGATAAAGGAGTGCTCTCAATGGCTCATGCTGGAAGGGATACAGGAGGTTCACAATTTTTTATTTGCATCAGTCGACAAGCAACGCAACATTTAGATCGCAACCATACTTGTTTCGGAAAAGTGGTTGAAGGACTTGATGTGATTGATAAAATTAAGCAAGGCGATGTGATTGAAAAAATAATTATTTCAGAAAAAAAATAAGCGTACGATGAAGGAGAAGTGGATAGAAGCTTGGAAATACAAGCCCTATAGATATACCCTGTTGGCTTCCTTGGTTTTTACGTTGATTGTTTCGCATTATTATGCTATTTTTTTATTATTCAATGAAGGCCGCAACGGATTTGATTTTAATGATCCTGTTTTACGATTTTTTACGCCTGTTAATTTATCCGTTCCGCTTTTTATTGCAATGTATTCGGCTGCCGTTTTTACGGCTATTTATGTGATTAATACATCGCCGATTTTAACGTTGAAATTAGCATTTGCCTATACTTTTTTATTGATTTGGCGAATGTTTTCCTTAACGATTTTACCTTTAAATCCGCCGTCGGGTGTGCTTCCGCTGAATGATCCCTTTTTAATACATTTTGTTTATTCCGATCGTATTGATGTACGCGATTTGTTTTTTTCAGGACACACTGCCAGCGCATTTCTGTTTTATATTGTTGTCGAAAACAAAAAACTTAAAATGTATTTATTAGTATGCGTTTTATTTATTGCTGTTGGCGTTTTAGCGCAGCATTTGCATTACAGCATTGATGTTTTGGGCGCACCGATATTTTCGTATTTAGCTTATTTCCCTGCTAAATGGTTGGTGAAAAGAGTGGATTATACGCGCGCAAAAAAATAATTTTTTTGAAGCCATTTAGAATGTTGTATTTTTATCGAATCATAAATTATAACGATAAAAATAAAATATCCTCATATCGCTTCTTATAGTCGTTTTTCGTATAGTCCAACCATTCCATATTATTATTCATTAAAAGATGTATTTGTTATTGTTTTTGAAAATAAATTTTACCGTTACATTTTGATGCGTGGTAATAAAATACAGGACATTCTCTATGGTATTTATGACCCAAACATTCTTGATTATTGGGTATTCCCAAGTCATTACGGATATAGTTATAGAGACAATTTTTGGGATGATGCTGTTAAAATACCTTTGATTTTAAAGAAGTAATTTAAAAAATAATTTTTCAAAAGATAAATCACTCATTGTAAAATTTATTTTTCCAATACCACCAATTTAATTTTTCAGTATCGTGATTTTTTTCCGTCGCAAAATATACAGCACAACGAAATGTATACAACATACAAATGTCGTGCGTTACGCCACTAAACGTATTGAGTTGATTGTATAGCGTAATCGGATTTTTATTAGAAAGATCGGCAATATTTCGAATCCCAATATTCCATAAATCCAGCGAGCATGCTTTGCCGATACTTGGAATTTTTTGAAGGTCTTTCAAAATTTTATTTTTCTCGGCAGCAGCAATCATTTCAAAAAAATATTTTTACTCAACCGTTATTTTATATTTCTTTTTTAGCAATTCGTTGAGCTGCTCTACATCCAATCTTTTGGCTACAATGGTTTTGTTTTCATCCAATAAATAAATAACGGGCGTACTATATACATCATACACTTGATGTAAACCACTTTGGTGATAACGATCCGAAACATTGATCCAATCCAATTTGTTTTCGTCAATGTATTTTCGCCACGTAGCAATGCCATCGTTGGTTTGAACGGCATATACTTTTATGTTTTTAAATTTTGCTTTCTCGTACCATTCCAATAATTTAGGTGTTACTTTTTTACAATAACTGCAGTCGTAATCCCAAAAATAAACAATCGTAAATGCTGCTTTTACGGAATCCAGAGGAATAATATGCCCGGAAGTATCGGGTAAAATCAAGGAGGGCGCTTGTTTTCCGATAAGAATCGGATCCAATGTTTTGGCGCGCTCGGTAATACGGTACAATTGTGTAGAATCTATCCAAAAGGCTTGTTTGGTGGCATAATATTTTTTCACCATGTGCACAAAAACGGCATCCATGCCCATGATATTGGATGTTTCGTAAGTGCTCGTAATTTCATTCACAATGTATTTAAACATTTCTTTATTTGCCCTTGCTTTTTCGCTGAGGTAATCAGCAGCAGCGTTAAGAGAATCAGGAGTTTGTAAGGTAAGTTTAGTAAGGTATTCTTTTAATTTACTCGCCATAATGGGCGTGCGAATTAAACGCGCATCCGAAAAATCTACATTGTCAAAATAATGGCTTTTATAATATCGAAAGGCAAAAAGAGAATCCTTTTTTCCATCTGCTAATTTGGGTGCTTCCGGCACTTTTGGTTCTTGCGATGTTATAAAAATCTTTGCCAAAAAAGTTTCTGGATGTTCTGCAATATAATCAGTTTTGTATTTGTTTACTTCTTTGTCTGCCGCTGATAATTGGGCATCTATCACTTTTATAGAATCTTTATTTTTTGCAGAAGACAATTCTTTTCGCAAAGGATCGACCATTTTTGCTTTGTCGGCAATGAAATGGAGGTATTTGTAAAAAAGAACATTGTCCTTCGAATTTTTCACTTTCATGTCATTGATAAAATCGGTCGTATCAGTTTCCATCGAAATGTGCTGGTCTTTATCCACAATAAACTCAAAATATTTTTTATTTTTAAATAGGATAAAATACACGCCGCCTGGAAGCGTTTTGTTTCCTTTAAATTCGAAATTGCCTTGCGCATCAATCTTCGCAGTATCCTGCACAAATTCTTTATCACCAAAATAACTTCCCATAAAACAGGTGCTGTCTTTTATATGGAGCACTTTGAATTTAAAATCATAATTGCTTTCCGGATTGGCATTTGCACTGAATGCTCCGATGATAATAAGTAGTGAAAAAAATATTTTTTTCATATCGCTTCTATTTTTATTTTTTATTAGATGAAGAAGCAAAAATAATAATAAATTTAGAGCCTGTTCATAAATCATTCATTCAAAAAATAATTTTTCAACATGAAAATTCTCAAGAATATTTTTATTATTATATTGATAACAGCTAATTTCATTGGAAAAGCGCAAGTTGTCGGAACAATTTTCCCAGATATTACTGGCGAGACATTCGATAATAAAGCTGTTACGCTGCCACAAGATACAAAAGGGAAATACACGATTATCGGTATGGCGTATTCCAAATCTGCGGAAAGTGATTTGAAAACCTGGCTCAATCCTGCTTTCAATAAATTTATTGCCAAAACCGGATTGATGGATTCCACTTACGATGTAAATATTTATTTTATCCCGATGTTTACTGGAACCAATTCGGCTACGGAAGGAATTGCTAAAAATAAATTAGAAAAAGGCACCGATAAAAAATTATTTCCCTACGTTCTTTTTTACAAAGGAGCTTTATCAAAATACAAAAAAGCATTGGCTTTTGATAAAAAAGACACCGCTTATTTTTATGTGTTGGATAAAGATGGAAAAATAATCTATGCCACTTCTGGCGCATTTTCTGAAGATAAAATGGATGCCATTACAGATAAATTGGAATAAAAGAGCCAATTATAAAAAGACCGCTCAAAAAAATAATTTTTCGAGCGGTCTTTTTAGTTTAAACTTTTAAAAATTAATCTTCCAGAAACCCGAATTTCCCCATATTATAATCATCAATTGCTTGAACAATTTCAGCTCTGGTATTCATCACAAAAGGACCTTGCGCTGCAATAGGTTCGTGTATCGGTTCTCCGCTTAATACCAATACCACCGAATTTTCAAGTGCATCCACTGTAAAGTTTTCGCCTTCGTTTTCAAACAACGCAAAATAATCGAGCGGCACATTTTCCGCGTCGTTCACTTTCACACTTCCTTCTATCACCAATAAAGCGGTGTTGTAATTGGCAGGAAAAGAAAATTCGGCTTTTGCTCCTTTATTTAATCTTCCATTTAACAAATTTACTGGCGTAAAAGTAAATGCAGAACCTTTTATATCTTTGTAATTTCCGGCAATAACTTCAATAATTCCGCCATTATCTGGCAATTTAAATTTATTAATTTTATTGTTGACGATTTCCTGATATTTTGGTTTCGACATTTTATCTTTTGCAGGAAGATTAACCCACAATTGCACCATTTGGAAATCGCCGCCCGCTTTACTGAAATTTTCTTCGTGGTATTCTTTGTGTAAAATTCCTCCAGCAGCCGTCATCCATTGTACGTCGCCTTCGCTTATTACACCACTGTTTCCGGCACTGTCGTGATGCGCCACTTTTCCTTTGTAGGCAATCGTTACCGTTTCAAAACCCTTGTGTGGATGAACGCCAACGCCTTTGGGTTTTTCAGAAGGTGGAAAATAAAATTTCGAATTGTAATCCAGCATTATAAACGGACTCATTCGTTGCATATCCAAACGGTAAGCACTTGGAATAAAATTGTGTACTCTAAAGCCATCGCCTACATAATGCGGTTCTCTGGGCGGTATTACGATTTCTATTTTTTTAGTTTTCATCTTTTTTTCGAGGTTTTCTGAAATACGTAAACATAAAAATAAGAGCAGCTACAATAATAACTGGAATAAAATAAGAGCGCGAAACACCATTGCTATCAATGAAACTAAACAATCTGTTCCATCTTATTTTTTGTATGAAATTAGCTCCGGTTGTTTTCCATGACATCCAAATAAATACGGCTTTTCCTACAATGTGATCTTCCGGAACAAATCCCCAAAAGCGCGAATCTTCTGAGTTGTGGCGGTTATCACCCATCATAAAATAATAATTCATTTTAAAAGTGTAGGAATTACTTTCTTTTCCGTTGATGAAAATTTTATTTCCAACAGTTTTCAAATCATTGTGCTCATAAGCTGTAATGACACGACTGTAAAGCGGCAAATTGGTGGTGTCTAATTTTATGGTTGCTCCAGCTTTCGGAATGTAAAGTGGTCCGAAATTATCTACATTCCAACGGTAATGCGGATTGTTCGGATAAATATCTTCGTCGAAAATCTCTTTATCAGCGATATCAAGTTGTACACTTTTTATTCCCACATAATTTTTTATTTTTTCGACATTCTCTTTTGGTAAATTTACCAACCAACTGGTAGAATCTGTTTGTCGCGGATCATCCGTAATATCAAGTCCTTTAAGTGCTTCCGGATTAAAATAAGAACCGTCAGTTTTTACCACATAACCAGCTTGCGCTTCTTGAGCAAGTGTCGTACTTTTTCCGTTGATAAAAACTTGCGCTCTTTTAATCAGAATCGTATCGCCAGCAATACCGATGCAACGCTTGATGTAATTTTCTTGTTTATCGACCGGGCGATACACAACATCGCCTAATTTTTCTTTGTTATCCCAAACGACCGCTCTGCCATAATGTCTGCAAAGTGAGTAATAGTCAGGGTTGGAGACTTTTGTTGTAACCGTGTCACCTTCGGGATAATTAAAAACAACGACATCGTTATTTTTTACTTTTTCATAACCCGGCAAACGCAAATAAGGCAATTCAATCCATTCTAAATACGATTTTACATCATCGAAAAAAGGCAAGGAATGGTGCACGAAAGGAAAGGAGAGAGGCGTGTTCGGAATGCGCGGACCGTAACTTACTTTGCTCACAAAAAGATAATCGCCCACCATTAAAGTTTTTTCCATGGAAGAAGAAGGAATGGTGTAGGCTTCCACAAAAAAAGTACGAATGATAGATGCCGCAATAACCGCGAAAACAATAGCTTCTACCCATTCTCGAGTAACGGATTTATTTTCAATTTTATCAGAAGGTTGTGTGTATTTCGTGTCTTTTTGAAAAGCGATATAAGGTAAGTAAAAAAATCCGATGAGCGCTGCCAACACGGCGTCGACTGTTTTTTTCTTCCCAAATGTCGCGGATAACGCCACCGACATCACCATCAACATCATGTAATCAATGCCTGGAATGATGATTAAAAAAATCCACCACCACGGTTTTTTAATGAGCTTTAACCAGATGTAATAATTGTAAATCGGAATAAGTGCTTTCCAGCCTTTCTCTCCGGCCTTTTCAAACAATTTCCATAATCCAATAACGGTGCTTA
This genomic stretch from Bacteroidia bacterium harbors:
- a CDS encoding pirin family protein, which translates into the protein MKTKKIEIVIPPREPHYVGDGFRVHNFIPSAYRLDMQRMSPFIMLDYNSKFYFPPSEKPKGVGVHPHKGFETVTIAYKGKVAHHDSAGNSGVISEGDVQWMTAAGGILHKEYHEENFSKAGGDFQMVQLWVNLPAKDKMSKPKYQEIVNNKINKFKLPDNGGIIEVIAGNYKDIKGSAFTFTPVNLLNGRLNKGAKAEFSFPANYNTALLVIEGSVKVNDAENVPLDYFALFENEGENFTVDALENSVVLVLSGEPIHEPIAAQGPFVMNTRAEIVQAIDDYNMGKFGFLED
- the lepB gene encoding signal peptidase I, whose protein sequence is MKNTTYLLIIFAVSTVIGLWKLFEKAGEKGWKALIPIYNYYIWLKLIKKPWWWIFLIIIPGIDYMMLMVMSVALSATFGKKKTVDAVLAALIGFFYLPYIAFQKDTKYTQPSDKIENKSVTREWVEAIVFAVIAASIIRTFFVEAYTIPSSSMEKTLMVGDYLFVSKVSYGPRIPNTPLSFPFVHHSLPFFDDVKSYLEWIELPYLRLPGYEKVKNNDVVVFNYPEGDTVTTKVSNPDYYSLCRHYGRAVVWDNKEKLGDVVYRPVDKQENYIKRCIGIAGDTILIKRAQVFINGKSTTLAQEAQAGYVVKTDGSYFNPEALKGLDITDDPRQTDSTSWLVNLPKENVEKIKNYVGIKSVQLDIADKEIFDEDIYPNNPHYRWNVDNFGPLYIPKAGATIKLDTTNLPLYSRVITAYEHNDLKTVGNKIFINGKESNSYTFKMNYYFMMGDNRHNSEDSRFWGFVPEDHIVGKAVFIWMSWKTTGANFIQKIRWNRLFSFIDSNGVSRSYFIPVIIVAALIFMFTYFRKPRKKDEN